The proteins below are encoded in one region of Nocardioides marmorisolisilvae:
- a CDS encoding TetR/AcrR family transcriptional regulator: MPRPTVPKLDRDLIRDTALRLIDERGLEALSMRGLAEVLGVRAQSLYGHYPTKDALLDAVANLLTRDIDTSGFDGHDWETGLLVWGRSYRAALGAHPRAAPIIAAGTGARQDFLAMADAVHGGLVGAGWAPRTATLISGSVKYLVVGAATTPFASGFADDTAVYLNRYPNLVQAHRIGEHAERIDEDSFELALTSLVAGLRERPDAPPIAVA, from the coding sequence ATGCCACGCCCGACCGTCCCGAAGCTGGACCGGGATCTGATCCGGGACACCGCGTTGAGGTTGATCGACGAGCGCGGGTTGGAGGCGCTCTCGATGCGTGGGCTGGCCGAGGTGCTCGGGGTGCGAGCCCAGTCGCTCTACGGTCACTACCCGACCAAGGACGCGCTGCTCGACGCGGTCGCCAACCTGCTCACCCGGGACATCGACACCTCAGGGTTCGATGGCCACGACTGGGAGACGGGCCTGCTGGTCTGGGGTCGGTCCTACCGCGCCGCGCTCGGCGCGCATCCGCGGGCCGCTCCGATCATCGCCGCGGGAACCGGGGCCCGCCAGGACTTCCTTGCGATGGCAGACGCGGTGCACGGGGGTCTCGTCGGCGCCGGCTGGGCCCCGCGCACGGCGACGCTGATCTCGGGGTCGGTGAAGTACCTCGTCGTCGGCGCGGCGACCACCCCGTTCGCCAGCGGGTTCGCCGACGACACCGCGGTCTACCTCAACCGCTATCCCAACCTGGTCCAGGCGCATCGGATCGGCGAGCACGCCGAGCGCATCGACGAGGACAGCTTCGAGCTCGCGCTGACGAGCCTGGTCGCCGGGCTCCGCGAGCGACCGGACGCACCGCCGATCGCGGTAGCGTGA
- a CDS encoding Zn-ribbon domain-containing OB-fold protein: MSVPAIEGWFTSGDAPALVGSRCTTCATVHFPRTDGFCRNPRCAGEEFAETTLARRGTVWSYTDAQYQPPPPYIPAGDDYIPFALAAVELPEGIVVLGQVAEGYGVDDLHVGAEVELVVERLYTDETGERTIWRWKPVAELGEEADA, translated from the coding sequence ATGTCGGTACCCGCGATCGAGGGCTGGTTCACCAGTGGCGACGCGCCCGCGCTGGTCGGATCCCGCTGCACCACCTGCGCGACCGTCCACTTCCCGCGAACCGACGGGTTCTGCCGCAACCCCCGCTGTGCCGGCGAGGAGTTCGCCGAGACCACGCTGGCCCGCCGGGGAACGGTGTGGTCCTACACGGACGCGCAGTACCAGCCGCCGCCGCCGTACATCCCGGCCGGCGACGACTACATCCCCTTCGCGCTGGCCGCGGTCGAGCTCCCCGAGGGCATCGTGGTCCTCGGTCAGGTGGCCGAGGGGTACGGCGTGGACGACCTGCACGTCGGCGCGGAGGTGGAGCTCGTCGTCGAGCGGCTGTACACCGACGAGACCGGCGAGCGCACCATCTGGCGCTGGAAGCCGGTGGCCGAGCTGGGCGAGGAGGCCGACGCGTGA
- a CDS encoding GNAT family N-acetyltransferase, with amino-acid sequence MTSADDTDDGITLVHVPERHRYEVRDGNAVAGFVQYTVPDETHVDLIHTEVDDAYGGRGLAGRVVAFALADIRARDLRIIPHCPYVQSWLKKHPGYADVTDWPEA; translated from the coding sequence GTGACGAGTGCGGACGACACAGACGACGGCATCACCCTGGTGCACGTGCCCGAACGGCACCGCTACGAGGTGCGCGACGGTAACGCGGTCGCCGGGTTCGTGCAGTACACCGTCCCCGACGAGACGCATGTGGACCTGATCCACACCGAGGTCGATGACGCGTACGGCGGCCGCGGGCTGGCCGGCCGCGTGGTCGCCTTCGCCCTCGCGGACATCCGGGCGCGGGACCTGCGGATCATCCCGCACTGCCCCTACGTCCAGTCCTGGCTGAAGAAGCACCCCGGCTACGCCGACGTGACCGACTGGCCCGAGGCCTGA
- a CDS encoding acyl-CoA dehydrogenase family protein — protein sequence MASPRKPLELFATDSLVGPDDLAIRDTVRRYVAEQVRPHLAQWYDDATIPARELAGELGRLGLLGMHLKGYGCAGTSATAYGLACMELEAGDSGLRSLVSVQGSLAMFAIWKHGSEEQKQEWLPPMATGEAIGCFGLTEPDFGSNPAGMRTSARRDGGGWVLNGTKMWITNGSVADVAVVWARTDADDGRIRGFVVPTDTVGFSAPEIKRKLSLRASVTSELVLEDVRLPGSAVLPEAVGLSGPLSCLDEARFGIVFGALGAARDCLEVAIEYAGEREIFDRPLSAFQLTQAKLADMTVELGKGMLLALHLGRLKDADQLDARQVSLGKLNNVREAIAIARECRTILGAAGITQEFPIMRHANNLESVLTYEGTSEVHQLVIGQALTGQSAFR from the coding sequence ATGGCCTCGCCACGCAAGCCGCTCGAGCTCTTCGCCACCGACAGCCTCGTCGGCCCTGACGACCTCGCGATCCGGGACACGGTGCGCCGGTACGTCGCGGAGCAGGTCCGGCCCCACCTCGCGCAGTGGTACGACGACGCCACCATCCCCGCGCGTGAGCTCGCCGGCGAGCTGGGCCGGCTGGGGCTCCTCGGGATGCACCTGAAGGGGTACGGATGCGCGGGCACCTCCGCCACGGCATACGGCCTGGCCTGCATGGAGCTCGAGGCCGGTGACTCCGGGCTGCGCTCGCTGGTGTCGGTACAGGGTTCGCTGGCGATGTTCGCGATCTGGAAGCACGGCAGCGAGGAGCAGAAGCAGGAGTGGCTCCCCCCGATGGCCACCGGCGAGGCGATCGGCTGCTTCGGCCTGACCGAGCCCGACTTCGGCTCCAACCCGGCCGGCATGCGGACCAGCGCTCGACGCGACGGCGGCGGCTGGGTACTCAACGGCACCAAGATGTGGATCACCAACGGCTCGGTCGCCGACGTGGCGGTCGTCTGGGCACGCACCGACGCGGACGACGGGCGGATCCGTGGCTTCGTCGTACCCACCGACACCGTTGGATTCTCGGCCCCGGAGATCAAGCGGAAGCTGTCGCTGCGTGCCTCGGTCACCTCCGAGCTGGTGCTGGAGGACGTGCGGCTGCCCGGCTCGGCAGTCCTCCCCGAGGCGGTCGGCCTGTCGGGACCGCTCTCGTGCCTGGACGAGGCGCGCTTCGGGATCGTGTTCGGCGCCCTCGGAGCGGCCCGGGACTGCCTCGAGGTGGCGATCGAGTACGCCGGCGAGCGCGAGATCTTCGACCGTCCGCTCTCAGCGTTCCAGCTCACCCAGGCCAAGCTCGCTGACATGACCGTCGAGCTCGGCAAGGGGATGCTGCTCGCGCTGCACCTCGGCCGGCTCAAGGACGCCGATCAGCTGGACGCCCGGCAGGTCAGCCTGGGCAAGCTGAACAACGTCCGCGAGGCGATCGCGATCGCCCGGGAGTGCCGCACGATCCTGGGCGCCGCGGGGATCACCCAGGAGTTCCCGATCATGCGGCACGCGAACAACCTCGAGTCAGTGCTCACCTACGAGGGCACCAGCGAGGTGCACCAGCTGGTGATCGGCCAGGCCCTCACCGGCCAGTCCGCCTTTCGCTGA
- a CDS encoding lipid-transfer protein, producing the protein MSDVVVAGVGMHPWGKWGRNFVSYGVHAAREALADAGVNWADVDLVVGGETVRNGYAGYVAGATFAQALGWNGARVATSYAACATGAQALDTARARILAGMSELALVVGADTTPKGFLAPNAGERWDDPDWLRFRLLGMTNPAYFALYARRRMDLYGATAEDFAAVKVKNSRHGLANPNARYRKEVSPADVLGSAVVCDPLHLLDICATSDGAAAVLLCSADYARRHGLADPVRVRAVSTVTPTFPNTVIDMPLLATDAGTPGPRTFKESIGDAAYEEAGIGPDDVDVAEVYDLSTALELDWMEDLGLCGRGEAEALLRAGETTLGGRIPVNPSGGLACFGEAVPAQALAQVCELTWQLRGRAQGRQVEGARVGITANQGLFGHGSSVILSL; encoded by the coding sequence GTGAGCGACGTCGTGGTGGCCGGGGTGGGCATGCACCCGTGGGGCAAGTGGGGCAGGAACTTCGTGAGCTACGGCGTCCACGCCGCACGGGAGGCACTGGCCGACGCCGGGGTCAACTGGGCCGACGTGGACCTCGTGGTGGGCGGGGAGACGGTCCGCAACGGGTACGCCGGCTACGTGGCCGGCGCGACGTTCGCCCAGGCGCTGGGCTGGAACGGTGCCCGGGTGGCCACGTCGTACGCCGCCTGCGCGACCGGTGCCCAGGCGCTGGACACCGCCCGCGCGCGGATCCTCGCCGGGATGTCCGAGCTGGCGCTGGTGGTCGGCGCGGACACCACGCCGAAGGGCTTCCTCGCGCCCAACGCCGGCGAACGCTGGGACGACCCGGACTGGCTGCGGTTCCGGCTGCTGGGGATGACCAACCCGGCCTACTTCGCGCTCTACGCGCGCCGCCGGATGGATCTCTACGGCGCGACCGCTGAGGACTTCGCCGCGGTCAAGGTCAAGAACTCCCGGCACGGACTGGCCAACCCCAACGCGCGCTACCGCAAGGAGGTCAGCCCGGCCGACGTGCTCGGGTCGGCGGTGGTCTGCGACCCGCTGCACCTGTTGGACATCTGCGCGACCTCCGACGGCGCCGCCGCGGTGCTGCTCTGCTCGGCCGACTATGCGCGCCGTCATGGACTCGCCGATCCGGTGCGGGTGCGGGCCGTCTCGACGGTCACCCCGACCTTCCCCAACACGGTCATCGACATGCCGTTGCTGGCCACTGACGCCGGCACCCCGGGGCCGCGGACCTTCAAGGAGTCGATCGGCGACGCGGCGTACGAGGAGGCCGGGATCGGCCCGGACGACGTCGACGTGGCGGAGGTCTACGACCTGTCGACCGCCCTGGAGCTCGACTGGATGGAGGACCTCGGGCTGTGCGGGCGCGGTGAGGCCGAGGCGCTTCTGCGTGCCGGGGAGACCACGCTCGGTGGCCGGATCCCGGTCAACCCCTCCGGGGGGCTGGCCTGCTTCGGCGAGGCGGTGCCCGCCCAGGCGCTCGCGCAGGTGTGCGAGCTCACCTGGCAGCTGCGTGGCCGGGCCCAGGGCCGCCAGGTCGAGGGCGCCCGGGTCGGGATCACCGCCAACCAGGGCCTGTTCGGACACGGCTCATCGGTGATTCTCAGCCTCTGA
- a CDS encoding hemerythrin domain-containing protein, producing the protein MSTAAEERARAAELPEGDVIRILLEQHARIRDLFAEVQSATDAQHKSETFDELRALLAMHETAEEMVLRPVSSQSAGKEVTDARNEEEAEANKVLVELEKLDVSSPDFDHQLAEFEKSVSDHAEAEETQEFPEVLSSADEKARVRMGTMLTTAEKTAPTHPHPSAAGSPTAQWIAGPFASLLDHAKDALQKAAS; encoded by the coding sequence ATGAGCACAGCAGCCGAGGAGCGCGCCCGGGCAGCCGAGCTGCCGGAGGGAGACGTCATCCGGATCCTGCTCGAGCAGCATGCCCGGATCCGCGACCTCTTCGCCGAGGTCCAGTCCGCCACCGACGCCCAGCACAAGTCCGAGACCTTCGACGAGCTGCGGGCCCTGCTGGCGATGCACGAGACCGCCGAGGAGATGGTGCTGCGTCCGGTCTCCAGCCAGTCCGCCGGCAAGGAGGTCACCGACGCCCGCAACGAGGAGGAGGCGGAGGCCAACAAGGTGCTCGTCGAGCTCGAGAAGCTCGACGTCAGCAGCCCCGACTTCGACCACCAGCTGGCCGAGTTCGAGAAGTCCGTCTCCGACCACGCGGAGGCCGAGGAGACCCAGGAGTTCCCCGAGGTGCTCTCGTCGGCCGACGAGAAGGCCCGCGTCCGGATGGGCACGATGCTCACCACCGCCGAGAAGACCGCTCCGACCCACCCGCACCCCAGCGCTGCGGGCTCCCCCACCGCGCAGTGGATCGCCGGGCCGTTCGCCTCGCTGCTCGACCACGCCAAGGACGCCCTGCAGAAGGCGGCCAGCTGA
- a CDS encoding adenylate/guanylate cyclase domain-containing protein, protein MLTSIIVLAVCLVAMTVLWWRARTSLAKVSTELTGLQAQVEARRTAAAAAPLTGRQRGARAVRAVMETAVESAVRLREGGVTGLLAASIEDLARWTAEDRSAISRFTAEDGTVTILFSDIEDSTAINEQLGDDEWVALLAAHDKLVRGCVTRHHGHIVKSQGDGFMIVFSDPAAAVHAGIAIQDALGSGSHRLLRRNPIRVRVGIHSGTAIEKGGDFFGTNVAMAARVAGQAEGGEILVSDELRQALRGNEDIVLVDFREAELKGLPGVHRLWEVALL, encoded by the coding sequence GTGCTCACCTCGATCATCGTGCTGGCGGTGTGCCTGGTCGCCATGACCGTGCTCTGGTGGCGAGCCCGGACCAGTCTCGCGAAGGTCAGCACGGAGCTCACCGGCCTGCAGGCCCAGGTCGAGGCCCGTCGCACGGCCGCCGCGGCTGCGCCCCTCACCGGCCGGCAGCGGGGTGCCCGTGCGGTCAGGGCCGTCATGGAGACCGCTGTCGAGAGCGCGGTCCGGTTGCGCGAGGGTGGCGTGACCGGACTGCTCGCCGCGTCCATCGAGGACCTGGCCCGGTGGACCGCCGAGGACCGCAGCGCGATCAGCCGCTTCACCGCCGAGGACGGCACCGTGACGATCCTCTTCTCCGACATCGAGGACTCCACCGCGATCAACGAGCAGCTCGGCGACGACGAGTGGGTGGCGCTGCTGGCCGCTCACGACAAGCTGGTGCGCGGCTGCGTCACGCGCCATCACGGCCACATCGTGAAGTCGCAGGGCGACGGCTTCATGATCGTGTTCAGCGACCCCGCCGCCGCGGTCCATGCCGGCATCGCGATCCAGGACGCGCTCGGCTCGGGGAGCCACCGGTTGCTGCGGCGGAACCCGATCCGGGTCCGGGTCGGCATCCACTCCGGCACCGCCATCGAGAAGGGCGGCGACTTCTTCGGCACCAATGTGGCGATGGCAGCACGGGTGGCCGGGCAGGCCGAGGGCGGCGAGATCCTGGTCAGCGACGAGCTGCGCCAGGCGCTGCGCGGGAACGAGGACATCGTGCTGGTCGACTTCCGCGAGGCCGAGCTCAAGGGGCTGCCGGGCGTGCACCGCCTCTGGGAGGTCGCTCTCCTCTAG